From the Catharus ustulatus isolate bCatUst1 chromosome 2, bCatUst1.pri.v2, whole genome shotgun sequence genome, the window TCAACTGGGCAACATGCTAAAGAGTAAACTCCACCTCGGTTCTGGGGGCACAGGATAACCATGCTCCACTCACAtgagctgcagcactggtgGATCATGCTGAACTCAAGGCACAGGTGTGGAGAAAAAGCACCTCTGGAATTAACTGATGTGCACTTAGTCCTGAAGGTTGATGAACACATGGGCAATTCAGCAGAGAGCCATGACATCAGGAATTATCAGCTCCAGGGAGAAAAGTCTTCTGTGAAGCCTTCCTGCCTTCACCTTCCAAGAGCACTAGAGTACCAGCTCTCTGGGGCAGCATACTATATGGATATTATGCCtaacaaacaaacccaaagcatCTAAATATGACTGATGGATTATTTTCAATAGGAGTATTCCCTTCCCAGCTTTAACCGCCCATCAGCATTGCTGTAGGTTGGTTATGAGTAGCCTAAGCTGCAGAAGAATAGCAACATCTGATGTTTCACTGTTCTGCAGGTATGTGAACAGTTGAGTGTATTTGCAGCAAAACAACACATAATACAGTCCAGCACACGTGTCTAAACACATGTGCATGTGGTTCTATTTAAAAGCAATGCAACCAAAACCATCTTGTATAACATTCAAACCTATAAGGAAAGCAATTTCCAAGTAGAAATTTAAATCCAAAGCAGGTGCTGCTGTTGCTCATCATGTGATTCTCACTGAGGCAGAAGCATTAACATCCATCCCCATATTTACTTAAAAAGAAGTTTGGTGATACACCTTGATGTTATTCTTGGCTTTGACAGAAGATATTTGTAACAGCATAAGTTTTAATATTAGTAATAGATCTTTGAAATACCTTGATGTATTCACTCCAGTGTTGCAAAAGGATCTGCTGCCCACCTTTTACCCGGCTGAACAGCTGGTATGTCTGGGTCAAATCTGGTATTCTATTTTCATCAAGAAGGCTATCAAGTCCTAAAAagaattaattagaaaaaaagagaaaatctgaatACGGTTGCATAAATAGATTTAGAAATCTATTAGAGAATATATTAGTATTTTGATTGAAATACTCTCCCAACAAGGTGATGATAATAAGGCTTTTGCAGAATGTTTACGAAGAGAGGTTGACTTCAAGGGTATAGTTTTAACAAGAACCTCTAAAGAAAACAGGAAGCTAAGTAAACTGCCCCAAAATTACCCTAATGATAAATACttcatgagattttttttttctgtggagcaTGGTGAACCGTGTTTTTAGATTAAGAATGTGCTGGGAACAGTCTACACTCCTACCAATGGAATAACAAAAGGCTACAAGTTCCTTTTGAGCAACTTTTGCTTTGTCGATTCACCCTACATGAGAGTAAGCTTTTGGCTAACAAATGGCGAAGTGAAGCCCGAGGAATGTAATAAGCAAGTAACTTCAtacatatttttccatttgagaGTACGAcaaatgcagctgcagtgcaATCAGAAGTACTTTGTCTGGTGTCAGTTACAGAGGCTTTAGTAATACTGGAGCATAGCATCAAGGATTtatgacatttttttaaaaaacaaaaagtttgaTTTTACACAGGTTGCCAATTTACACCATCAGTGTAGCTGACACTGTACAACTGTCCTACTtcaccaaaaatatttcattaatgcCAATTTTTAAATGGTATTAAAAACTGATTTGCAAATCACTACCAAATTATCCCATATTCTATATATTCTTCAGcttaaaaatactttcactGTATATTGTAATTTACATACATGTTCAGAAAGGCAAGCGATGTTCAAGAATGGTGTCAGGTAAACTTTTGTCTGCTATTTTGAGATTTCTAATTTCTGAGATGTCAGAAGAATAAACACACTTTAAATGTAAGACAACAGACTACACAGACTCAAATACAGGGTTTTAGCGCTCTCTCTTAATTGAACATGGAACTAAAATCCTGGAaatcaaagaatcatagaaaggCTTggattgaaagggaccttaaagatcatcttgttccaatccccagctgtgggcagggacaccttccaccagaccaggctgctcacatctccttccaacctggccttgagtactttcagggatggggcatccacagcttctctgggcaatatGTTCCAGTGACTCGCTACCTTCACagcagagaatttcttcctaggATTTCATCTTAGATCTCTCATTTTTTAGTTAAAACTGTTCCTCCTTGACCAATCACTTCTGCCCCTCTTTTTCATAAGCCCTCTTTAAGTACTGGCAGGTCACTGTGAGGTCTCCCaggagccttctcttttccatacTGAATAACCCCAGCTCTCTCTATTAAGAAATGCCCATCCCATTCAAGCATTACCTCCTATTCATTTAAAGGCACCAATACACTATCTGCTTTGTTATAACCTAAGTCATAGAATATAGCCTTCCCTCTTTCTCTAACATGATCTGTCACTGAAAAAGTATTTAGTTCCACATTTGACAAACAAAAAGGACATGCAGCAATGTCCTCTGATAAGGTTTGACAGAGCTTTGAGAAAGCACTGCCATACCCTTGGGAAAAATCTATTATACTCACTCCCTGCCCCCAAACTAGGTATGACCCCCAAATATCTAGTCTACAGCAGTTATACTAACGTGAGGAAAAAAGGTTTCTTATACAGACCCTgcatttttaagcttttttctcctgtatCAACCTGACTACTGCACATTCCTTGACTTAATGAAGAAAACCTACAAATGGCAGCATCTTCTTATACTTGAACAGAATACTAAGATGTTATGAGCGAATTAAAATGTATCCTAGATCAAACTAAGCAAGTCAAGTGATGATAGAagttttttaaactatttttttccagtggagaCATAGAATGCAAAAGCTGATCCAGTGATACTTGAGTCCTGAATCACAGTAATCAGAATgctggaaaaatgtaaaattctcTCCATCTTTACATGGATGGCTCATGCACATGGTAAACCAATAAAAAGTTCAGTTTAAAACAAGACCATGTACTTCTATTTATGCCACTTGATAAACAAGCATATCCCTGGAAAAGTTAATCATACTTGAATTAAAGAACGAGCAAAATTGACACATATCAGCAAAATATaattattcttttctgtttataaCCTTAAGAATAGCTAAGATGAAGTGATCAAGTTTATTTCTATAAATGTACTGAAAACAGTGAAACAAGCTATTTCCAGGGTAGCTGAGAGAAAACTGTGAGCCTAATTCATCTTTAAAAGGGACAAAGGAAGACATAGAAAGGGTATGTATAACATAAAAGTGTAAACATGGATGTGATGGAGCTTTAAGATACCAGACTACCAGGGACATCTGTTTTGCAACATAAAAAAAAGCATAGATGTAAGGACAATTTTGCTAGAAGATCTAAAACCTGAAATACAGCTACtgcaagagaaggaagagatcATTTAAAGTATTAAAAGATCAGGGAATActgaacaaacacagaaattcaggaGAGATCAAAATTTAGGAGGAACAAAGAAATGGCAATTTGAACACACTAATGTCTGAACAAGGACTTCTCAAGAAGGCTGCAGTTCTTATCTGCCAGACAAAAGGGAAAGTACAGACAAAGGCATATGAAAATTCACTGCCTCAAATGCTGCCAGTTCCAGTAACCCACGATTCTTAAACTGCACAGTCATGAGAATATGTGAAACTACTGCACTTGAGCTGTGTGATTATCACATAAAAAAAGCTACAACAGTAACTGCAGCTCTCATTTAGGAGTTTATATAATTCCAGGAAAGAAGCAGTTTTAAAGGTTTAATTTCTAAGCCCACAGCTGCAAGTTAAAGGAGATCTAGAGGCTTAGCAAACTTCACAAATATGGAATTAGATTTTAGacatttctttccaaatatACCATTTACTTGTGAGGGTAACAATCACAGATTGGCTTCCTGTGTCTGTGGAAGCTTTTCCCATGCCTAATATACCTCCTAAAGTAAAAGCTGTGGAATGTATAGCTATTGCAGAATATGAGAATACACTGCTAATCAAGGAttacaacttaaaaaaaaatacctttttgcAAAATAGCTGATAAGTGTTCTCCTAGTAGCTGCTTCTCCACACAAGCAATCAGTGGTTTCCTGAATTAgtcaagaaaaatatattagaagCACTAGAATATAAATGAGTTGCCTTCTGTCAGAATGTATTTATGTGTAACTTACATTATTAtgcaaaaaaactccaacagtTTTCTTAGACTTAACTTAGAGGTTAAGACAAAAACCACCATGTAATATAAGAAAGACAACAATAAACTATATAcgtaattttaaaaaatttgataAAGTGAAATTCCTTACACAGTAGAAGAGAGAAGCTTACATTGCAAAAGTCAATACAAAAGCCTAACTGGAAAAAAGTCATATTGAATTCTggaaacaaacaagcaaacaaaccaaaaaccaccaaGGGTTTGAGcttcaaaccaaaccaatacATACTAGTTATGTTCAAAATTCAGCTAATTGTAAAATTTTCAATTAATCGTGTTACGTATGTACACAAGTATAAATTGAGCTAGAGCCACAAGACATATATTtgcaaaaccttttaaatttgtTCTTGAATATCCCCTATGTTTTTACAGTTATACATGCATTTTAGAGAGGACTGAAAAATAATAGGAAGTTTTCCCTTACATTTTTCATCAcctaaaagataaaataaatgccTGAAGGGCAAAGGCATAATTAATTTGAATGTTTAAACTTTTACCCTGCTTACAATAGAACAACCATTTCTTTACAAGTTGATTTTTATAAACTGGTTCTCAGAGCCTTAACTGATATTTTCTAGAAGAGAGGTGCTCAATTTGGATTGATGGAAGCCTTTCCTGTATGAGGATACACTTAATGCTAAAACAAAAGTGTACCTTTGCTAACACACTCTCTTTCCTGAACAGCCCATCAGAGACATGCCAGACCTTCAAACAACACATCAGTTTAGGTCCTTCATTTGGAAAGTTTTCAAGGAAGCAGGGATGATCAAAATATGCAGCAGCAGCTACAAGAGAGACAACTGCACATGTCAAGACTCTTCTTTCTGGGAAGGAGATGACTTATGGATACCATTAATAGTCAGGAAAGGGGTGAAGGGAACCGACTGATCACTTTTCAATGCATTAACTGGGGTCATCAGCAATGGTACTGGGCAACAGATTTAAAAGGAGGCACTTTATCACTGGGTGGCTGTGCACCTTGTCACTTGTGGAATGCTTTGGAACCTGGCACAGAAAAGCTGACGCAAATCCCCATGAGACACTACAAGTATTTCAGAGACACAAAGACACAAACTACAGCAGATTCAGAAAATACACTGCCCTGGAAACAGGCAGACACCAGGAGAGTATCAGGGCATCACATACACTTCCTCTATTTGTTCCCTTCAGTGGTCATATGAAATACATGGAATACCGTTTAGACAGACCCTTATTATTAACATACATGGCCGTTTTTATGGTACTTTCCATATCTCCTGCCATTTCCAAATACTGCTATCTGCAGTTGCTGGCTGTTTCCAACAGCAGGAGTCAGGGTTATACAAAATACCATCCCTTGCCCTGGAAGACCTATTCTGAGTACAGAAGGGACAATTTGTCTGCTTGAGGCCAAGAGGCAAAGCACTTACATCCtagcaagcaaacaaaatgagTATTTATCTTGGCTGAGGAAGGAGCCAGAAGGTACCCTCTGTATGACCTCAAAGCCATGTACCTTGGTCATCTACTGACTGACAAAGAGATACGCTTCATCTGGTCAGCTATCCAAAACGGCACATACTGCTGGGCTGAAAGAATCCCTCTGTGGGCTGCAACACCACACTTCCCAGGTGTTGTCTGAAGTATGTGGAATCGTTTCACATGATGCTTTTGTCCTAGAAGTATCATTTCCATCTCAAGATCAAGCCAGTTGCAACTAAATAGCATGCTGTTGTCATGTATACACAAAGAAACAGTATGATCCCAGGAAAATTCAAGTGCTCTAATTTTAAGAATTGCTCTTTCTTAATGCAAAGGAGGGAAATTAGTGTGAAGCCTTCTAAAATTAGGTTTCTAAGCATTTAACTAAGGGCAAGATTCAATTGATGTTTTCTAGATTGAAAATGTAATGGTATCTATCTATTTTTTAACCTAAGCAGTAAATAAATACACGTATTTGCTATAACTTTATAAACAGAAATAGTTCAATATATTTCAATATGAGTGATTTCACAGAAAAAGCTAACACCATACGCAGGAAGAAGATCCAAGTTCAAAGATGTGCCATGACACACAACACATATACGTGTATATATGTACATCTGTGTAAAATGTCTCAAGAAACTAGCAAGtcaaaaagataatttttattccGTTATCATTTTGACACCAAATGAAACGCCAATAAATCCTCCAGAAGACTAAAACCCAATAAATTTAATGTTACGTTCttaactaaagaaaaaaaagcaacaacctCCTACAGGACGAATTATATATAGATTTATGTAGTGTGTCAGTTTCTGCAGGAATGTGTTAACCCAACAAAAGGCAAAGTATTACTTAAAACCCAAGTGAAAAAAGGACGAGCTACCTCACACAGTGCACTGGCAGCGGCTGATGTACTGTTAAGCTCACGCCTTGGACTGTTTACAAATTATACTCATGTTCTCTGCTCTTCTGgcttttttcaggttttgtttgggtttttgtttgcttattttgtttgcttgtggtTTTGCTTGTGAGTCTTTGCTTCTCTCAAGGGATTTGTGGTTAAAGATGTTATCAGTACATGAATGGCTAAAATCAGCTGCAATTTTGATAATGGAGATTTGAGTTCTTATGCAATGTTTTTTAACTGCAGTATACagaattaatatttctgaacaaatttcttctttcttactgaaaatattcttttattttaagaagtaaCTTTTGATAAAACtgaagtcttaaaaaaaacaagcaatttCACAAGCACTATCAACAAGATAGTATCTGTAAGATAATGAAGAAATTATCATAGTGTGTTTACAACCATAGATAATCATACTCATTTATTAAGAATGACTGACTTACAGTAAAAGTGAAAATTGTACTCACTGTGTGCTGTGATCTAAATATGTTATTACTCTATCTCCTTCTTCTTCCAAACGTTTATTAACATGGTGAAGATACTCTGGGACCTAACAAGAGAACAACCAGTTCAACTATAAAGGTATGAAAGGCAGCTAATCTTGTTCCATCAcaattaaactttatttttaaagagaacatGAATTGGACAGGACTATTCCTCCAGAATGTTATGTACtacataatttgtatttttattaatttatgttATTTCATATTAAATGTATTATAGTTGATAATGTGACTTTAGCTACAAAAATGTCTCTGGATTACTACACAATTATTCTACCAAGTTCCATGACAACCAGGGGTCTGCTCTCCCTGTTGTTACAATACCATGGTCCCTATCAAAACATAGGAATACCTGCCAGTAAATTTCACTGGACATTAATACACCACAGCACTATGATAAAACTAACATTAAAAGCAATCACCACATGCACCTACCTCTCTTTCCTGCATTAACCTTTGGCCTTCTGCAGCATACAAACAATTTGTCTCTTCCAGAAACCTCTGTTCAAATGATTCCTTGTAGACCTGTTCAAGAAATCAACTGAGTTACTTACATTAAGctcacagaaacagcagcaattttGCTTGTCAGGGGTAAGAGGACAAGTAAAATTTTAAGGCTGTGAGAAAGGTCAATGTAACATTACATTAACAAATTATGTTTGTCCACTGGTTTCAGAAAGACTGAGATCAGAACTGACTTCCCAGAGCAGCAACGGCTTGTTTCAGTCACCACAACTTGAACAGTCTAAATTAACAGGCTTCTGTTTAAGGCACACAGCCCAACATCAGTACCTAACATCACTGTACAGCAATGACATCCAATCCACCTGAAATCTAAACTCCACTGAACTTTCTGTGGCACAAAACCCCTTCCAACTAGTGAAACATTGGCACAAACCAGGTAATCCTCATCAGTAAGATATTAATGTGGTCAGTAACATATCTTCAGATCTTCCAGGTTTCTCTCAGTGGCCCAGGAAAACAGAATTGTATCAAATAAGGTGAACTCTCTCTACAGAGAACAAATAAGGTGTGCAAAAAAGGCACCAATAACAATCAGAGACATTAAAAAACTTCTGTGTAGTGACTAACAGTTAATTATGGAAAGGAAATAAGTCAGAAAGAACAACtacataaagaaaaacttaTAACAGTCTGAAGAATTGTAAACAGAgagacaaggaaaataaaaagggaaaactcCTTGAGTGTGGTGGAAGAatagaagaaaacatttattccTAAACATCTAACACAGAGTTACATTCTGTCACTTTTTGTCTCATAAGGACTCCTAGTTGAAGGTCCTCTGCCCAATGCAAGGGGGTtggagctagatgatctttaaggcccctttCAACTCAAACCATTTTACCACTTTCAAAAGcttgtttttttctcaatgGCTTTTTTCTTGAACACACTAATTTTTCTGGGATAGAGGAAGCTACAGATTAAAGTCAAGAGGATTAACATGAAAGGCAGAAAACCAGGTAAGCTGCCTAACCAGAAAGGACTTTTTAATATAGTCTGCCTCTTCAAACTCTTTCAAACCTTCAGCCAGTTTTGTAATGGTGTATTCCCACTTTGAAATGGAGCAACCTCATCAGGTTTTAGGAATGAAGGACAGCTCCAAAGTTTTACTGCTCATCACACAAGGCTGCATGTTAACTCAAGGACAACCCACGTGGAAGCCAGAAGCACAGCATTTGCCATTGGTTACTTACTATCTCTGCTCATGGAAAGTTCCAGTAAGCTGCAGCTTGACATGATCAATCTCAAAACCTTGGCCTTAACAAGGCATCTCATTCTATCCTCAGCATTTTAAGAAGTTGTCAGTAGAGTGATGTTTTTGTGATACAGACCCAAGATCTGGACTCCAAAAAATGACACCTTTTTACAGTGACAGAGGAATTTTTCTGTTCCTACATTTAACTGGCACTAGGACAAGACAATGAGTGATTATGACAGACAGAATACTGCACATACTAAAAGACTTGTAAATTTATTAAGATCTGAGGCCATTACCTCTGCtaaggaaaacaagcaaagagGTCTCATTTAGGAACAGTACAAGATTGCACATGGGGTCAAGAAGAGCCAATCATACCAATGTAATAGCTAGATTTTTACACACATTTACTAGATgaacagaataatttttgtACAAAACACAACTTAGGCAGTCCACACTGTGTTTCTAAACAAAGCTGTTACTACTGAATTTGGCTGTACTCACCTGCAGATCTGAAAGCATGCTCAACAAACTCCGCAGCAAACTTCTGTCCACAGCTTCACCATTTCGTTCTCGTTCGATCAGCAGGAGAATTCCATCAATAGTCTTGGTTTGAACTTGCTTATCACTAATGATATGGTTTCTAAATAACTCAAGCCCCATATCCCTATGTGAATATTGAAAATTAGTCACACTGttattcttttgaaaaatcatatatacatttaaaacatatagtgtatatatatatacagataaAGAATATATTAATGGTGTGTATACTCTTTTTGACACTGTCCTCTAACAAAACCATTACaaaaattatcctaaaaatACCAGATCACATGCTACCACAGGCATACACTTCAGTAGAGAACTGTTACCAGCCTGTCCAACTTCCACACAATACACTAGAAATTTCTCtccctattaaaaaaataaatctgataaTATACCTTAACATTCCCTGGATTAGACATTCTACATGTAATTCATAAGTCTATTTCAAAATCATGAATTCTTTGTATCTTTAGGCTCTTAACACCTCAGTGAGATTCTTGTTTCATTCTAAGAGGATGAGGAATGGTGCTTCTATGCCATGAAGCAGCTAATTGTTAAATAGTGGAAACTGAGTGATCTTAGATAAAACTTGTTACCTCCAACTTCTTCACATTCATCAGGATTTCaataaaaggaattttcccaatgggagaaaaataagacaaagtAGGAACAGACCTCATCAGCAATGTTTAGTAAAAGGAAGGCTAACACAAAGAGTTGGAGGAAAACTGCTGAAGCTGGGAACAAAAGATGTCCACCGGACAAGCAAGAAGCTGGAGAAAGATGCCAGGCTCTTCATACAGCCTGAGAAACTCTCAAGAGAACAGCAGCCAAGCAGGCAGGAAAAGATATGCTCTTACTTCACAACtttatctactttttttttggggggggtgggggcgGAAGTGTGCTTTAGATAAAGTAGCAACAATACCAGAAATTTTTAGCAAAACTTGGGTTTGTTTGCGCAGGTAATGATGTCAAATGCCCCTCGGGGAgatgttttaaaacagaatgcCCAAAGATGTGGCCATGGTGGGCTGATACAAAAGCATCATCAAGTGACCAGTGCTGGAAAGAATCTGCACCTTGTCACTGTATCTgacttacttaaaaaaaaacagagcaagaaGCTGAACGTTGAATTTTATCAAAACCAGGAGCACCTACAGTAATGCTGGGCCAGTGCTAAGGTGGGAAGCAGCAGTCAGGAGGAGGTCCCCACACAGCAGCCTCACCCAGGCTCTGACAACTACAGCTACATACATGCCTTGACTTTTAATCCCATATTCCCACTTGACAGTAAATATTCCTGGGGAAGGAGGACATGACACACACATATGCTGACACATGCATTTCCATAAATTGACACAAAATTTTAGAGATTTATTATATAGCTGAAATATAAtgtgaaaaatttattttcaatccTTGCAAATGCAATATCACATCAACAGTCTAAAGCTTATAGGAATACTTACATGGATACCTACCATATAGAAGGAAGCACTGAATTCTGAAGCACATATGTACGAtccaaaaataagaaaatgcttCTGATCATgatctgaaaatataaataaagtatttttctcttcacctccatgtgatattttaaattataaaacaaCTTCTGAAAAACTACATTACAGACATGCACCTCATTTACTGATGCAGgtattttaaacttttacaGTGACTTGTACAGCCATGGGTATGCAATTTATTGAAGTTAATACTAGTGGTGGTATTCCCAAGTACATCCAAGATCCAAGACAGCTTTCAAATTCATAGCCATTAACTAAATAGTTTTATTAGCCTATTAGGAGTTTTATACCACTGACACATATAAGCTATTCAAACAGTATCTCCAATACAGTCAGTAAACACCCTGAAATAGCATGCTGCCATGGtctttgctttaaaatgaaaacaaaaaaacaaaggtttAAGATGAGACAGTAATAAGATGTGCAACAgatcttttcaaaataaaagttagCTGTCAAAATTcataagaaaaatacagatacaTTAAATCCAACATTAGAAAGAgagtataaaaatatattattccttttttaattgaaagggtgggaggaggaggaggtgattTTGTAGCTTGCTAGACTTTTACattcaaaatccatttttaactTTGCTCATAAGAAGGCTGCCCAACTCCCAGTTTAGCATTAGTCTAACTCCGGATGTCAGTAACTCACCCCCAGGCCAGATAGAGATTTCTATTCCCAGCCGTCCACCTACTCCCTCCCTAAAAGATTTCATTGCCTCTGAAGCAATTCTCAAGCTGACATAGCTTCTGGCCAAGCATATTAAAGTAAAACAGCAGtaaggttgatttttttttcttaaatagcACCAAGTGCTAACCCAGCACATGGGGAAGAAAGTCACTTGCTACAGGTTATTgcttaaagggaaaaaaaaagaatgcttaGAAGTAATTAAAGCAAATAGTGTTCACAGCAAAAACCCTTTTATAAAAACACAGGTTCATGCTAACTGCATTTTCAAGGCAATATCTTCAACTCTGTTTTCATCAGACTGCTGAATTCAAATAGTTTCTCTAACACCTTCCATTTTTAATTCAAGGAATGAAAACAGAACTTCAACCATATGAGGCATCCGCAGTCCAAGCTAAGTGACAATGCAATAAAAACTCATTGTAAAATGTTAGTTTGGTATTACAATGATGCCTTCTTAAAGGCACCATTTCCAGAGTGTGTTTCAGGCAGAACTTTTTTCTGTAACATAAATTATTGTGGAGGTAGAAGacaaaaaagggagaaagcaAGTCTCAGTTCTTTACCCTTTCTATTTCTTAGCTCTATAGCCAGGATAATAATCTCTGCTTTGAAACAAAAAGTTGCAAAAAGTTGCAAATTAACTTAGTTCTCGGAGCTATCTAGAAGCAAAGACTCTCCAATTACTTAAAATTACGAATAGCAAAGAACTTCAGCATTTCTTGGTTAGCTTTTCATTCCACccaaagaaaaaagaggtgTCAATATATTTCTGAGTGATATTCAAACCTTGCATGAACCTATGAAAGTCAGAGTTAAGAGCGCCTACGTTTCAACAACAAAAGTCCCCTCAGCCAGCAAAGGGGAAAGTGAAAAGCAGTGCTAAAACTTGCAGAGATGCAGTGCAGTCCCAAGTTAAAACTATGACAAACTCATTTTAGCCAGATTTCACACTTCAAGGATATGTACTCTGAACAAACAATCAACTTACCATTTGTCTGCAATGATCTTGCCAGCATTTAtttatcttctttaaaaataaaagactaTCCAGAGAATCTGTACAGCACCCATTAAGGAAAACTAGTTTGCCAGTATCTTTAGAGGCCAGATCCTGGAGATGATCTTTGCCAGCCATTAGGCAAAGCTGCTCCATGGATATTCCAACGCTACTGTGCCTGCCAGGGATAAACCGTTAattgcagagctgcccagcacagTGGTTGGCAGATCTCCAAAAGGCCTCCCTGTGTTTTCAAGGAATAATGCTCACAGCTCTTCAGTAATACCATCTAGTGGCTGAAGAAATCCCACCAGCGTCACCAGCGACACATTTGTCACCAACTGAGGTGAGGGATGGAGAggttattttgtttatttaatgaGTTCACACTGAGCACATCAGGAGTGACCCTAATCTCTTAAAAGCAGTTACAGTTCTAAATAATCCTCAACAAATCCAAATACCACTCTTTTCATATACATCTCCAGGTCACCCTAAGTCATCTACAGAGCTTTCTTCATTACACAACAGATCCAACTGTTATTTACAAATAATAGAATTCTCATGTGTCTCAC encodes:
- the CUL4A gene encoding cullin-4A isoform X2, whose amino-acid sequence is MADEPQKKPHLSALVGHTNGLTKPASLAGTRSTGGGGGGGGATASSKKLVIKNFRERPKLPDNYTQDTWQKLHEAVGAIQSSISIKYNLEELYQAVENLCSYKVSATLYKQLRQVCEEHVKAQILQFREDSLDSLLFLKKINKCWQDHCRQMIMIRSIFLFLDRTYVLQNSVLPSIWDMGLELFRNHIISDKQVQTKTIDGILLLIERERNGEAVDRSLLRSLLSMLSDLQVYKESFEQRFLEETNCLYAAEGQRLMQEREVPEYLHHVNKRLEEEGDRVITYLDHSTQKPLIACVEKQLLGEHLSAILQKGLDSLLDENRIPDLTQTYQLFSRVKGGQQILLQHWSEYIKGRMCLKHFIRKTWPKDCWLEKVHQ
- the CUL4A gene encoding cullin-4A isoform X3: MADEPQKKPHLSALVGHTNGLTKPASLAGTRSTGGGGGGGGATASSKKLVIKNFRERPKLPDNYTQDTWQKLHEAVGAIQSSISIKYNLEELYQAVENLCSYKVSATLYKQLRQVCEEHVKAQILQFREDSLDSLLFLKKINKCWQDHCRQMIMIRSIFLFLDRTYVLQNSVLPSIWDMGLELFRNHIISDKQVQTKTIDGILLLIERERNGEAVDRSLLRSLLSMLSDLQVYKESFEQRFLEETNCLYAAEGQRLMQEREVPEYLHHVNKRLEEEGDRVITYLDHSTQKPLIACVEKQLLGEHLSAILQKGLDSLLDENRIPDLTQTYQLFSRVKGGQQILLQHWSEYIKQNMWIPN